One genomic window of Geodermatophilus sp. DSM 44513 includes the following:
- a CDS encoding ABC transporter permease produces the protein MSAGAAYAVRLGLRRGWTEFRQGLASPQDQAGYLVMAVGTLAYLWINRDDQVAGTSLSYPAVALPGILAALVAFTAVFNCAFALAMEREDGTLLRHRLVPHGLRGYVTGQVTHHSLNLLPTLLVVLVPSALLFEGVVPAGAGGWLTVAWVLALGLLATLPAGLVLGSLVPDVQKVGTWGLLPVLVTTAISGVFFPVQLLWGWLQGVAQVFPTYWIGLGLRSGSLPGSAAALELGGSWRTPQVVLVLTAWAVAGLLVAPVVLRRMARRQSGSQVAAARDTAGQWVR, from the coding sequence GTGAGCGCCGGTGCGGCGTACGCCGTCCGGCTCGGTCTGCGCCGCGGCTGGACGGAGTTCCGGCAGGGCCTGGCCAGCCCGCAGGACCAGGCCGGGTACCTGGTCATGGCCGTGGGCACGCTGGCCTACCTGTGGATCAACCGGGACGACCAGGTCGCGGGGACCTCGCTGTCCTACCCCGCCGTGGCCCTCCCGGGCATCCTCGCCGCTCTGGTGGCGTTCACCGCCGTCTTCAACTGCGCCTTCGCCCTGGCCATGGAGCGGGAGGACGGCACGCTGCTGCGGCACCGGCTGGTCCCGCACGGCCTGCGGGGCTACGTCACCGGTCAGGTGACCCACCACTCCCTCAACCTGCTGCCGACGCTGCTGGTGGTGCTGGTGCCCAGCGCCCTGCTGTTCGAGGGCGTGGTGCCGGCCGGCGCCGGCGGCTGGCTCACCGTCGCCTGGGTGCTGGCGCTCGGCCTGCTGGCCACCCTGCCTGCGGGACTGGTCCTGGGGTCGCTCGTGCCCGACGTGCAGAAGGTGGGGACGTGGGGGCTGCTGCCGGTCCTCGTGACGACGGCGATCTCCGGCGTCTTCTTCCCGGTCCAGCTCCTGTGGGGCTGGCTGCAGGGTGTGGCCCAGGTCTTCCCGACGTACTGGATCGGCCTCGGGCTGCGCTCGGGCTCCCTGCCCGGGTCCGCCGCGGCGCTGGAGCTCGGCGGCTCGTGGCGGACCCCCCAGGTGGTGCTCGTGCTGACCGCGTGGGCGGTGGCCGGGCTGCTGGTCGCCCCGGTCGTGCTGCGGCGGATGGCGCGCCGCCAGTCCGGCTCGCAGGTCGCCGCGGCCCGCGACACGGCCGGACAGTGGGTGCGGTGA
- a CDS encoding ABC transporter ATP-binding protein — protein sequence MSGPVVRVRDLRMSYGTHEVLAGVDLDVHPGEVVCLLGPNGAGKTTTLEVLEGSRLPSAGDVEVLGTDPARADDAWRARVGVVLQSWRDHPRWTPRRLLTHLGEFYRPYSTPQRPRPSDVDRLLDTVGLTDDADRRIATLSGGRRRRLDVAVGIVGRPELLFLDEPTAGFDPEARRGFHDLVHRLSDLEGTTILLTTHDLAEAERLADRILVLAGGRIVADGSAEALNRQVATTSEVRWTRYGERFVHATDDPTSFVRRLFEQYGDEVADLEVRRASLEDTYFAMVARHQAGVRPQLVEVTR from the coding sequence ATGAGCGGACCCGTCGTCCGGGTGCGTGACCTGCGGATGAGCTACGGCACGCACGAGGTGCTCGCCGGCGTCGACCTCGACGTCCACCCCGGCGAGGTGGTGTGCCTGCTCGGGCCCAACGGCGCGGGCAAGACCACCACCCTCGAGGTGCTGGAGGGCTCCCGGCTGCCCTCCGCCGGGGACGTCGAGGTGCTGGGCACCGACCCGGCCCGGGCCGACGACGCGTGGCGGGCGCGGGTCGGCGTGGTCCTGCAGTCCTGGCGCGACCACCCCCGCTGGACGCCGCGCCGCCTGCTGACCCACCTCGGCGAGTTCTACCGGCCGTACTCGACGCCGCAGCGCCCCCGCCCGTCCGACGTCGACCGGCTGCTGGACACCGTGGGGCTGACCGACGACGCCGACCGCAGGATCGCCACCCTGTCCGGGGGGCGGCGGCGGCGGCTGGACGTCGCGGTCGGCATCGTCGGCCGGCCCGAGCTGCTCTTCCTCGACGAGCCCACCGCCGGCTTCGACCCCGAGGCCCGCCGGGGCTTCCACGACCTGGTGCACCGGCTGTCGGACCTGGAGGGCACGACCATCCTGCTGACCACGCACGACCTGGCCGAGGCCGAGCGGCTGGCCGACCGGATCCTCGTCCTCGCCGGCGGCCGGATCGTGGCCGACGGCAGCGCCGAGGCGCTCAACCGGCAGGTGGCGACCACCAGCGAGGTGCGCTGGACCCGGTACGGGGAGCGGTTCGTGCACGCCACCGACGACCCGACCTCCTTCGTGCGACGGCTGTTCGAGCAGTACGGCGACGAGGTGGCCGACCTCGAGGTCCGGCGCGCCAGCCTGGAGGACACCTACTTCGCGATGGTCGCCCGGCACCAGGCCGGCGTCCGGCCGCAGCTGGTGGAGGTGACCCGGTGA